A single region of the Cyanobacteria bacterium FACHB-DQ100 genome encodes:
- a CDS encoding late competence development ComFB family protein — MEILVAEEVTNQLGSLPYKVARQTNPSEVAAFALNRLPALYATSKRGWERQWKRGKGEMQAQIATAVRQGIVAVQRDPLYADSPLAFDNPSETALQELRQLLRCEDLSWQNLSSVVRLTLMDTLRGKITWAAPQRNEGFDWENHPHHQRS, encoded by the coding sequence ATGGAAATCTTGGTTGCCGAAGAAGTTACAAATCAGCTCGGCTCCCTTCCGTACAAGGTTGCTCGCCAAACGAACCCCTCTGAAGTTGCCGCTTTCGCCCTCAATCGGCTCCCAGCCCTGTATGCCACAAGCAAGCGGGGCTGGGAGCGCCAGTGGAAGCGAGGCAAAGGAGAAATGCAAGCGCAAATTGCCACTGCTGTCCGTCAGGGAATCGTGGCAGTCCAGCGCGACCCTCTCTATGCAGATAGTCCCCTCGCCTTTGACAATCCCTCCGAAACAGCGCTGCAAGAACTCAGGCAGCTCCTCCGCTGTGAGGACTTGTCCTGGCAAAATCTATCCAGCGTCGTCAGACTAACCTTGATGGATACGCTACGCGGCAAAATCACTTGGGCTGCACCTCAGCGCAATGAGGGCTTCGATTGGGAGAATCATCCCCATCATCAACGAAGCTAG
- a CDS encoding pentapeptide repeat-containing protein, producing the protein MMTKEQSLQLLSDLIERVTKADTDDFLILAEIAGLNPLQDFSGIDLSGVDLRSKNMARADLIEATLVRASLISTDLTDARLISSNLAHANLTDATLTGANLINADLTGAVLVNATLDGANLTGAILTEAKLSYADVRRSTLTSADLNGTKLSETNLSYATLRRAHLINADLSGASLYGADLTGADLRGAVLSDTNLVGTKVERTRFNDSRWFSRDAKRDLIQRGAMFEA; encoded by the coding sequence ATGATGACCAAAGAGCAATCTCTTCAACTTCTCTCGGACTTAATTGAACGAGTTACAAAGGCTGACACCGATGACTTCTTAATTCTTGCGGAAATCGCAGGACTAAACCCGCTTCAAGACTTTTCAGGAATTGATTTGAGCGGGGTCGATCTTCGATCGAAGAATATGGCACGGGCAGATCTAATCGAAGCAACACTGGTGAGAGCCAGCCTGATTAGCACGGATTTAACCGATGCGCGGCTCATTAGTAGCAATCTGGCACATGCAAATCTGACCGATGCGACGCTGACGGGAGCAAACTTAATCAATGCAGATTTAACGGGTGCGGTCTTGGTGAACGCCACTTTAGATGGTGCGAATCTGACGGGTGCAATTTTGACCGAGGCGAAGTTGAGCTATGCAGATGTACGACGATCGACATTAACGAGTGCAGACTTGAATGGAACGAAGCTGAGTGAGACGAACTTAAGCTACGCAACGCTGCGGCGGGCACACTTGATCAATGCAGACTTGAGTGGGGCAAGTTTGTATGGAGCCGACCTGACTGGAGCAGATCTACGAGGCGCAGTATTGTCTGATACGAATCTTGTGGGCACAAAGGTTGAGAGAACGCGGTTTAATGATTCCCGCTGGTTTTCGAGAGATGCAAAGCGGGATTTGATCCAGCGCGGCGCGATGTTTGAAGCTTAG
- a CDS encoding cyclic peptide export ABC transporter, producing the protein MQLISFLLRSSPKLVAIAIFMGLLSGVSSAGLIALISRALGSPNAAIGQIAGAFVGLAILSLVTSVISQVVLIRLAQDAVFHLRLQLSRQILSSELRHLEQLGNARMMATLTEDVQAVATAVSSFPFLCIELATVVGCFVFIGSLSWVVFAMVMGLFAFTFLTCQWLLNQARRRMVDAREDQDALFRHFRSITDGIKELKLHSPRRQVFLNQELETTSASFRRHNIYALILYASAGSWGKLIFFFAIGFLLFALPSLLSIPIETLSGYVLTFTYLTLPLDKLILKLPILSQASVSLQKIEALGLSLKNRAEAANNPAAVTFSGEASAQNWRQIKLHNVAHSYYQSADTQFKLGDINLTLNAGEIVFIVGGNGSGKSTLAKLLTGLYAPESGAILLDGTPITNENREWYRQHFSTVFADFYLFDRLLGLDATDQEAQNYLQQLQLDHKVQIRNGQFSTTELSQGQRKRLALLTTYLEDRPIYLFDEWASDQDPTFRELFYTEFLPKLKHRGKTVWVISHDDHYFGYCDRLIKLDYGQVEYDHRNES; encoded by the coding sequence ATGCAATTGATTTCTTTCTTGCTCCGGTCTTCTCCCAAATTAGTCGCGATCGCGATTTTTATGGGGCTTCTCAGTGGGGTGAGTAGTGCGGGATTAATTGCATTAATCAGTCGGGCGCTGGGAAGTCCGAACGCAGCGATCGGGCAAATTGCAGGAGCGTTTGTTGGGCTGGCGATTCTATCCCTAGTGACGAGCGTTATTTCTCAAGTAGTGCTGATTCGTTTAGCACAAGATGCAGTATTTCATCTGCGATTGCAGCTAAGCCGCCAAATCTTATCGTCTGAGCTGCGGCATCTAGAACAGCTTGGCAACGCTCGGATGATGGCAACCTTAACCGAAGATGTGCAGGCGGTAGCAACGGCTGTTTCGTCGTTCCCGTTTCTTTGCATTGAGCTGGCAACTGTTGTTGGCTGTTTTGTGTTCATCGGCTCATTGTCTTGGGTTGTGTTTGCAATGGTAATGGGCTTGTTTGCATTCACATTTTTAACTTGTCAATGGTTACTCAATCAAGCGCGTCGTCGGATGGTTGATGCGCGTGAAGATCAAGACGCTTTGTTTCGACATTTCCGATCGATTACCGATGGCATCAAGGAACTAAAGCTGCATTCTCCCCGCCGTCAAGTCTTTCTCAATCAAGAACTAGAAACGACTTCAGCCTCTTTTCGTCGCCATAACATTTATGCACTGATTCTGTATGCGTCCGCCGGGAGTTGGGGCAAACTGATTTTCTTCTTTGCGATCGGCTTTTTGCTGTTTGCGCTTCCTAGTCTTTTATCGATTCCGATCGAAACGCTGTCAGGCTATGTTTTGACGTTTACTTATCTAACGTTGCCGTTGGATAAGTTAATTCTAAAGCTGCCAATTCTTAGCCAAGCGAGTGTTTCACTTCAGAAAATTGAAGCTTTGGGACTATCACTCAAAAATCGTGCAGAAGCCGCAAATAATCCAGCGGCGGTCACGTTTTCAGGTGAAGCCAGCGCCCAGAACTGGAGACAGATTAAACTTCATAACGTGGCTCACAGTTACTATCAGTCCGCAGATACACAGTTCAAACTAGGGGACATCAATCTCACGCTAAATGCAGGCGAAATTGTGTTTATTGTGGGTGGAAACGGTAGTGGTAAATCAACCTTAGCAAAGCTTTTAACTGGATTATACGCACCAGAATCAGGAGCTATTTTGCTCGATGGCACTCCGATTACAAACGAGAATCGAGAATGGTATCGGCAGCACTTCTCGACTGTGTTCGCTGACTTTTATCTCTTCGATCGCCTACTTGGTTTAGATGCTACAGATCAAGAAGCACAGAACTATCTGCAACAGTTGCAATTAGATCATAAAGTTCAGATTCGCAATGGTCAGTTTTCAACCACTGAGCTTTCTCAAGGACAACGAAAGCGACTGGCGTTGTTAACTACATATCTTGAGGATCGCCCCATCTATCTGTTTGATGAATGGGCATCGGATCAAGATCCTACGTTTCGTGAATTGTTCTACACCGAGTTCTTACCAAAGCTAAAGCATCGGGGTAAGACGGTGTGGGTGATTAGTCATGATGATCATTACTTTGGGTACTGCGATCGTCTGATCAAACTCGATTATGGGCAGGTTGAGTACGATCACCGCAATGAGTCCTGA
- a CDS encoding GAF domain-containing protein, with amino-acid sequence MTSFSSHLPDSPRPVTMQPDGRDRTITPHPSESRLVVASNHALAPKGRFSSFLAPLTQEKFKEVVHEVEHKLKIVNQTLSMLDMQGFDTILEEMLNSITAKTGELLNADRTTIYLLDEEKHELYTTVTEGSGGRSIEIRFPADQGIAGEVATFKRPVNIPYDFFDDPRSTQSKIQFSKTGYRTYTMLTMPLLNDEGGLVAVVQLINKLRSRCDRALPLDQRIALEGFTPHDEELFREFAPSIRLILESSRSFYLATQKQRAANALIKATQSLSQSSLDLDDTLKRVMDEAKTLMNADRSTLWLIDRDRDEIWTRIPTVEGAMKELRLPIGVGFAGQVAASGEVINIPFDLYEQAGAETAKKTDQDNGYRTCSLLCMPVRNADGELIGVTQLVNKTKQGDFPSYDPKDFPKAPERWRASFNRSDQEFMETFNIQAGVALQNARLFETVKQQEQMQRDILRSLTNGVISTDKEGRIIAANESAKKLLGLSEEDAIEGHLITQLIQLEKGSFYNWFNQAITGNRQQYYPDQTLQPVRGEEQHSINLSINTIADANDHHRISGALVVMDDISDEKRLKSTMYRYMTQELAEQLLENPDAAKMGGDRKDVSVLFSDIRSYTTLTETLKAEEVVEMLNQYFESMVEAVFMHKGILDKYIGDAIMAVFGSPLPLDDHEWMAVQTALEMRHRLTAFNRARSACNQQTISIGIGINSDTVISGNIGCSKRMEFTAIGDGVNLGSRLEGASKLYGTDIVMSETTYRPCADRVWARELDFIKVKGKNKPVAVYELVGLRSEKISDKKQRIIDHYHNARQHYLNRKFAFAVAEFATVLEIDHTDKAASLHMERCQHWLRTPPSDDWDGSWSLTEK; translated from the coding sequence ATGACCTCTTTTTCCTCGCATCTACCCGATTCGCCCCGCCCCGTAACGATGCAGCCTGATGGTCGTGACCGCACGATCACGCCCCACCCTAGCGAATCGCGGCTTGTCGTCGCCTCAAACCATGCCTTAGCTCCCAAAGGAAGGTTTTCTTCATTTCTCGCACCGTTGACTCAGGAGAAGTTCAAAGAAGTTGTTCACGAGGTTGAACACAAGCTCAAAATCGTCAATCAAACCCTATCGATGCTGGATATGCAGGGGTTTGACACAATTTTGGAGGAGATGCTGAATTCGATCACCGCAAAAACCGGGGAATTGCTCAACGCCGATCGCACGACAATTTATTTGCTCGATGAGGAAAAGCACGAACTTTATACAACTGTGACAGAGGGATCAGGGGGACGTTCGATCGAAATCCGTTTTCCCGCTGATCAAGGGATTGCTGGAGAAGTGGCAACCTTTAAGCGCCCGGTGAATATTCCCTATGATTTTTTTGATGATCCTCGATCGACCCAATCTAAAATTCAGTTCAGCAAAACGGGCTATCGAACTTACACGATGCTAACGATGCCCTTGCTGAACGATGAAGGGGGCTTGGTTGCAGTAGTTCAGTTAATTAATAAGCTCCGATCCCGCTGCGATCGTGCTCTTCCACTCGATCAGCGAATTGCGCTCGAAGGCTTTACCCCACACGATGAAGAACTATTCCGAGAGTTTGCACCTTCGATTCGACTGATTTTAGAATCTTCGCGATCGTTCTACCTTGCAACCCAAAAACAACGGGCTGCCAATGCCTTGATCAAGGCAACTCAGTCGCTGAGTCAGAGCAGCTTAGACCTCGATGACACGCTCAAACGAGTGATGGACGAGGCAAAAACTTTAATGAACGCCGATCGCAGTACGCTTTGGTTGATTGATCGCGATCGCGATGAAATCTGGACGCGCATTCCTACAGTAGAAGGCGCAATGAAAGAATTGCGCTTACCGATCGGCGTTGGATTTGCGGGACAAGTCGCCGCTTCGGGCGAAGTCATCAATATTCCTTTTGATTTGTACGAGCAAGCAGGAGCCGAAACGGCTAAAAAAACCGACCAAGACAACGGCTATCGCACCTGTAGCCTGCTTTGTATGCCCGTTCGCAATGCTGACGGTGAGCTGATTGGTGTCACTCAGTTAGTCAACAAAACCAAGCAAGGCGATTTCCCCTCCTACGATCCTAAAGACTTCCCCAAAGCACCGGAGCGCTGGAGAGCAAGCTTCAACCGCAGCGATCAGGAATTCATGGAAACGTTCAATATTCAAGCTGGAGTTGCCCTGCAAAACGCTCGACTGTTTGAAACCGTCAAGCAGCAGGAACAAATGCAGCGCGACATCTTGCGATCGCTAACCAATGGCGTGATCTCCACCGATAAAGAAGGTAGGATCATTGCCGCGAACGAAAGCGCCAAAAAACTTCTGGGACTGAGTGAAGAAGACGCGATCGAAGGACACCTGATTACTCAATTGATCCAACTCGAAAAAGGCAGCTTCTACAACTGGTTCAATCAAGCCATTACAGGCAACCGTCAGCAATACTATCCAGATCAAACCCTACAACCCGTTAGAGGCGAGGAACAGCACAGCATCAACTTATCGATTAACACGATCGCCGATGCCAATGACCACCATCGCATATCGGGTGCGCTCGTTGTGATGGACGACATCAGCGACGAAAAGCGACTCAAAAGCACAATGTACCGCTACATGACCCAGGAACTCGCAGAACAGCTCCTCGAAAATCCTGATGCCGCAAAGATGGGCGGCGATCGCAAAGATGTTTCTGTGCTGTTCTCAGATATTCGCAGCTATACAACGCTGACCGAAACGCTCAAAGCCGAAGAAGTCGTCGAGATGCTAAATCAGTATTTTGAATCAATGGTCGAAGCGGTCTTCATGCACAAAGGCATTCTCGATAAATACATCGGTGATGCGATTATGGCGGTGTTTGGATCGCCCTTACCCTTAGACGATCACGAATGGATGGCAGTCCAAACCGCACTAGAGATGCGCCATCGGTTGACGGCATTCAATCGAGCTAGAAGCGCCTGTAATCAACAGACAATCTCGATCGGAATTGGCATCAATTCAGATACGGTGATTAGCGGCAATATTGGATGCAGTAAACGCATGGAATTTACCGCGATCGGTGATGGAGTCAATCTCGGTTCTCGGCTCGAAGGCGCAAGCAAGCTGTATGGAACCGATATCGTCATGAGCGAGACCACTTATCGCCCTTGCGCCGATCGCGTTTGGGCGCGAGAACTCGATTTCATCAAAGTCAAGGGTAAAAACAAGCCTGTTGCCGTTTACGAACTGGTGGGACTGCGATCAGAGAAAATCTCCGACAAGAAGCAGCGCATCATCGACCACTATCACAACGCTCGTCAGCACTATTTGAACCGTAAATTTGCCTTCGCTGTGGCAGAATTTGCAACAGTTCTAGAAATCGACCATACGGATAAAGCGGCATCTCTGCACATGGAGCGCTGCCAGCACTGGCTCAGAACGCCGCCGTCTGATGACTGGGACGGCTCCTGGTCACTCACCGAGAAGTAA
- a CDS encoding sensor histidine kinase, whose protein sequence is MFTKPTSTARSPLNAPSLTRGNTQSIQLESTLKDLPLYDFAAELDVLGTEVARVFEQHSLLPGVILTEQGRFVGMLPRQRLLEYLLRPYGVDLFLDKPLRVLHSYDRAVPLILSGDTPILSAAQQALRRPFERLSDPIVVHLDSAQYRILDVHELNIAYWQLRGIETQVRIERLQLQMVQSEKMASLGRLVDGVSHEILDPVSFIWGNLSHIAEYSRSLLEIIQVYEKYVIQVPQKITDLKEEIEFDYICEDLPKTLDSIRTGAERLSRLANSLQNFCHIDEVYPRPANLHDCLDSVLLLLKSRLTSSIQVVKHYGHLPPIPCFISQLSQVFMNILNRSIDALLNQAARCELESCESPKITILTEVCSLDGSGQRWVSVQISDSNPEISIETQNQLLNAFSTDLAQETSLAMSYRIVTGRHGGKFRVYSSIEPEFRGTVFEILLPLN, encoded by the coding sequence GTGTTTACAAAACCAACCTCTACTGCTCGATCGCCCCTGAACGCTCCCAGTTTGACTCGTGGGAACACGCAATCGATCCAGCTTGAATCGACACTGAAGGATCTGCCTCTGTATGATTTTGCGGCAGAATTAGACGTTTTGGGAACGGAGGTAGCGCGAGTCTTCGAGCAGCATTCGCTACTTCCGGGGGTCATTTTAACCGAACAAGGGCGCTTTGTGGGAATGTTACCGCGCCAACGACTGCTGGAATACTTGCTGCGTCCTTACGGAGTTGATCTTTTTCTCGACAAGCCGCTTCGGGTTTTGCATAGCTACGATCGCGCTGTACCCCTGATTCTGAGCGGTGATACTCCGATTTTGAGTGCAGCACAGCAAGCGTTGCGTCGTCCGTTTGAGCGCTTGAGTGATCCGATCGTTGTGCATCTCGATTCTGCTCAGTACCGCATTCTCGATGTTCACGAATTGAATATTGCTTACTGGCAATTGCGGGGAATTGAGACGCAGGTCAGAATTGAGCGTCTCCAGCTTCAGATGGTTCAGAGTGAAAAGATGGCAAGCTTGGGGCGGCTTGTCGATGGAGTTTCGCACGAGATTCTCGATCCGGTGAGTTTTATCTGGGGGAACTTGAGCCACATTGCCGAGTACAGTCGGAGTTTGCTTGAGATTATCCAGGTGTATGAGAAATATGTGATTCAAGTTCCGCAAAAGATCACGGATTTGAAGGAAGAGATCGAGTTCGATTACATTTGCGAGGATTTGCCGAAAACGCTTGACAGCATTAGAACAGGGGCAGAACGCCTTTCTCGATTGGCAAATAGTCTACAAAATTTCTGTCACATCGATGAGGTGTATCCGCGCCCCGCAAATTTACATGATTGTCTGGATTCGGTGTTACTTCTGTTGAAGAGCCGCCTGACGAGTAGTATTCAAGTTGTGAAGCATTACGGACACCTCCCGCCGATTCCTTGCTTTATCAGTCAGCTTAGCCAGGTGTTCATGAATATTTTGAACCGATCGATCGATGCTCTGCTCAATCAAGCGGCTCGATGTGAACTGGAGTCTTGCGAATCCCCGAAAATTACAATTTTGACCGAAGTGTGTTCGCTCGACGGATCGGGGCAGCGCTGGGTTTCGGTTCAGATTTCCGACAGCAATCCTGAGATATCGATCGAGACGCAAAATCAATTATTGAATGCGTTTTCAACAGATTTGGCACAAGAAACCAGCTTGGCGATGAGCTACCGCATCGTTACAGGCAGACATGGCGGGAAGTTCCGCGTCTACTCCAGTATTGAGCCAGAGTTCCGCGGGACGGTGTTTGAGATCTTATTGCCCCTAAATTAA